A window of Desulfuromonas soudanensis genomic DNA:
TGGTCCCGATCTCTCCGAGGTCGGCGGTGTCGAGGGGAAAGGCGTGTTCTTCGGTTTCTTCGTTGCCGAGGAAGTCGGTGACGGTCAGGTTCTGGCGCACTTCGAGGCGGCCGTCGGCCAGAAGGGTAACCAGGGTCTGCCGCCCCTCGCCGTCGATCCGCACCAGGGCCCGGCGCGGGGGAGCGGAGATGGCGAAGGTGGCGAGACGTTCCAGGGTGCGGTCGAAGGAGCGCTGGCCGCCGGCGTCGAAGCGGGGGTGAATCTGCAGCTGGTCCCGGGTCACCGAGCCGTCGCTCCACAAAAGATCGAAGGTCTGGGCGTCGCTGGCCTCCGCCGAGATGACCGTCGCCCCCGGGGAAGGGGGCTGGATCTGCAGTTCCTCGATGAGAACCCCCCGGCGCGGATCCCAGAGTTTCAGGGTCCCCGGGCGGGTGAGGAGGAAGGCGGCTTCGAGGTATTCGTCGATTCCCAGGGCTAGCACCTCGTTTCGGAGATCGGCGGAAAGGGTGCTGTGGCCGAGAACTCCGGACTGGGGGGAGGCAAAGAGGGGGAGGGTCACTCGGGTGATCAGAAAGAGAATCAGCAGAACGCTGGCGATGATCGTCAGTCCGCCGGCGGTGATCACCCAGCGGGCGATGCGATCATGGCGCTTGATTTTCTTCAGGACGTGGCGTTCCATGGCGGACTTTCCCTGGGAGGTGAAAACGGCAGGGTCCCGGACCCGGGGGACGAACCCCGGACCGGGACATGTCTGTCAACCTGCCGTCGGATTGCTCCGATGGCGGGGGATTATTTTATTGTCGCAAGCGACTTGGCGGCGACTTTGGCCGGCAGCGGCAAATAACCGTCCTTGACGACGATCTCCTGTCCCTCCCGGGAGAGGACGTATTTGAGGAACTCTTCGGTGAGGGTCGGTAGCTTTTCGCTGGGCGCCTTGGCGACGTAGATGAAGAGCATCCGGCCCAGGGGGTATTTGCCGTCGAGAACGTTTTCGTAGCTCGGCTCATAGGCCTTTTCGCCGTCCTTCTTGGCCAGGGCGATGGCCTTGACGCCGGAGGTGCGGTAGCCGATCCCCGAGTAGCCGATCCCCGTCTTGTCTTCGGTGATGGCCTGGACGACGGCCGAGGAGCCGGGCTGCTCCTTGACGGTGTCCTTGAAGTCCCCCTTGAACAGGGCGTGGTCCTTGAAGTAACCGTAGGTGCCGGAGGCCGAATTGCGCCCGTAGAGGCTGATCGGTTTTCCCGCATAGGCCCCTTTAAGGCCGACCTCGTCCCAGGTGGAAATTTCGGCGCTCCCCCCCTTGCGGGTCTTGGAGAAGATGGCGTCCAGCTGGGGAAGGGAGAGGGAGGCGAGGGGGTTGTCCTTGTTGACGAAGACCCCCAGGGAGTCGAGGGCGACGCCGATGGCCGTCGGCTTGTAGCCGAACCTGGTCTCGAAAGCCTCGAGTTCTTCTTTTTTCATCGGCCGCGACATCGGGGCGAGCTGGGCGGTTCCGGAGATCAGGGCCGGAGGGGCCGTCCCCGAACCCTTTCCTTCGATCTGGATGTTGACGCTCGGGTATTTTTTGCGGAACCCTTCGGCCCAGTAGGTCATCAGGTTGTTGAGGGTGTCGGAGCCGATGCTGTTGAGATTGCCGTTGACCCCCTGTACCCGGGCATAGGTGGCCAGGGCCGGGTCGACGGCGATTTGCTCGGCCCGCGACAGCGAGGCGGTGGTCAGCAGCAGGGCGGCGGTGACCATCAGCGCGCCCCAGAAACTTTTTGTACCCTTGTTCGTCATGAGCCTTCTCCCTTGTCTCGTCGTTGTCGTCAGTTGATGACGTGTATTATCCCCTCTCATGTTAGGAGGACGTTAGGGAAGGGTGAGAAGTCTGCAAAAAGACGGGGCCGGCTCATTTTTTTCGGTGCGAAGAAGGCGTTGCAGGATTATAGACGAAAAGGAGGGTGGAGCATCCCTCGGGACGAAGGAAGACGTTCGGGAGAAGGGAAAAGGCCCTAGCGCGCGTCTTCGCCGCAGAGCTTGAGCAGCGGAGTCTCGATGGATGTCGTGCCGCTGTTGAGGTAGAGGGTCCCCTCGGTGATGGTCAGGGTCCACTGGAAGGAGCGCCCGAGGCCGGTCACCAGCTCCTGAAGGAATTCCTGCTCGAGGGCGTAGACGGAGAGGTTCTTCATCCGCCCCAGGGCCGGGAGGTGGGCGCTTTCCCAGCGCCAGCGATTGGGGCCGCAGGCCAGGAGGATGACCCGGCCGGCATGGCGGCTCGCCTTGATCAGCCGCTCGGGGTCGGGGAGACCGACCTCGATCCACAGGGCGATGCGGCCGTCGGGCTCCTTGGCCCAGAGGTCGGGTTCGGCGCCGGCGGAGACCCCCTTGGTGAAGGTGAGTTCGTCGCTGTGGAAGAGGGCAAAGGCCAGGAGGCGCGCCACCAGGCGCTCGGCGGTTTCCGAGGGGTGACGGGCGAGAGTGGCGGAGAGGTCGACGTAATGGTTGCGGTCGAGGTCGGAGAGCTGGACGGAGGCGCGGTAAACGGTTGCCGGCTGGGCCATGGGCGATGTTCCTTTGCTTGGGGATCGAAGGAGCATAGCCTCTGTGCCCCGGAAAGACCACAGGAAAAGCTGAGGCTCCTAACCTGCGCCGGGGAGGGCGTCGGCGAGGTAGGCACGGGCTTTTTCCCCGAGGCTCTCGACGTCGACCTCGAAGGTCACCGCCGGGCGCGCCGGGTCGCCGTCACGATAGCCGAGGGTGGCGATGCAGCGCCATCCCTTGCCGTAGAGGAGTTCATGGGGCGGCATCTCCTGCCAGTGTGCGGGGCGCTCACCCTTCTCGAGAAAGTTGACGACCTCCAGCTGAAAAGGGCTGCCGGCGGTTCCGACGTTGCGGTAGACCCGTTCGTCCGGGAGGCGGATGGCCAGGTCGGCAAACTGGTCTTCGTAGAGCTCGGCGTTGACGTTCAGGGAAAAATGCGGCTTCTTCTCGGTTCCCATGGCGCTCTCCTGTCCTCGGGGTCCTTTGGTTTTTCCAGCTCTCAACTGAAGATTAGCAGAGAACCGCGGGGGGGCAAGGGAGGGATTTGACACCCCCCCGGACGGTGATACCGTTTTCCAAGAAGTAGGTTGCCGGCTATTGCCGATCGGTGTGTTCCCCTGATGGAAAGGAGATAAAATATGTTGGGCAAACTGATGAATACCGGAGAAGGGACGGCACCCCTGGTTTTGCGGGTAATGCTCGGGCTGGTCTTTTTCCCCCACGGCGCCCAAAAGGTTCTCGGGTGGTTCGGAGGGCACGGACTCTCCGGAACCCTCGACTTTTTCACCCAGACGATGGGCGTCCCGCTGATCCTGGCCCTGCTGGTCATCGCCGCCGAGTTTCTCGGGGCCCTGGGGCTGATCGTCGGTCTCCTCACGCGGGTCGCCGCCTTCGGGATCGGCTGCGTGATGCTCGGCGCCATCGCCCTGGTCCACTGGCAGAACGGATTTTTCATGAACTGGGGAGGAAAGCAGGGAGGTGAAGGGTTCGAGTATCACCTTTTGGCCCTCGCCATCTCCCTGGCACTGATGATCACCGGCGGCGGACGCTTCTCCCTGGATGGTCTCCTCAAGTCCAGGAGCGGGTCGCAGCGCTCATGACTTGAAGCCACCCGGGGAAGAGTCTCCTCCGGGTGGCTTCGCTTTCAGGGGTGGGAAAGGCGATCATTTCTTCAGGTAGCTTCTGATCCCGGTGGCCAACTCCTGTGGGTTGATGCCAAGGGATTCGGCCCAGGGGGCGGGGTCGCAGACGTTCCCCTCGAGGAGCATGGTGAGCTGATTGGCGGTGATGGGGAAAAAGGGGAGAGAATCGAGGAGGGAAACGAGGGGCCTCATCATCCAGAGGGGGTGATGGAGTTTGGGGACCGTCGTCCTTCCGAGGGCCTTGCCGATGAGGTCGAGAATCTCGTCGTAGCTGAGGCTCTGCGGTCCGCAGCAGTGGAAGGTCCGGCCGACGGTTTCGTCCCGCTCCAGGGCGCCGACGAAGCCGGCCGCCACGTCCTGAACCGCCACCGGCGACATGCGGTAGCGCCCGTCGCCGATGACCGGCACCACCGGGAGGGTGCGGATCAGATCGGCGAGCTTGTTGACGAACTGGTCGTCGGGTCCGAAGATCAGCGAGGGGCGGAAGATGGTCCACTGCAACGACGAGGAGCGAACCTTCTCCTCGGCCCGCCACTTGCTGCGGTGATAGTCGGTTTCGGCGTCGGGGCGGGCGCCGTTGGCGCTCATCTGCAGATAGCGCCGCACCCCCTGGGCCTCGGCCGCCGCAACCAGGTTTCCCGTCGCCCCGGGGTGGAGTTTGTCGAAGGTCACCCCCTGGAGGGGGACCTCGCGGATGATCCCCACCAGATGAATCACCGCCTGGCACCCCTCGAGGGTGCCGTCCAGGGACGAGGGGTCGGTGGCGTCGCCGTAGCGGACCTCGATCCCTTCTTCAGCCGGCAGCTTCCCCTCCGATCCCCGCCGCACCAGGCAGCGGGCAAGGTGTCCTGCGGCCCGGAGTTGTTTGAGAACCTCCCCTCCGACAAATCCGGTGGCACCGGTCAAAAATACCCTCATAAAATCTCCTTTTTCAGGCAAGGCCTCACCGTCGTTTCTATCCCTTGATCACCGCCAGCGGCCGCAGCCGGGCGACGATCTTGCCGATCCCCGCCCGTTGCACCACGTCGACCACCTCGGTGACGTCCTTGTAGGCCTCGGAAATCTCCTCGGCGACCGTGGCCTGTCCGGCGGCGCGGATGAGAATCCCCCGGGCGGCGAGTTCCCCCACGATGTTGCGGCCGTGGGCGGCCTTCTTGGCGGCATGGCGGGACATGACCCGACCGGCGCCGTGGCAGGTCGAGCCGAAGGTTTCGGAAAAGGCCCCGGCGGTGCCGACGAGGACGTAGGAATAGCGCCCCATGTCGCCGGGGATGAGGACCGGCTGGCCGACGCTGCGGTAGAGTTCGGGGGTCTGGGGGTGTCCCGGAGGGAAGGCGCGGGTCGCCCCCTTGCGATGCACGCAGAGGCGCCGATTTTCTCCGCCGATCTTGTGGGTCTCCATCTTGGCGATGTTGTGGCAGACGTCGTAGATCACCGAGAGGCGCAGGTCGCCTTCGCCGAGGGCGAAAACCTCGGCGAAGGATTCGCGCACCCAGGCGGTGATCAGCTGACGGTTGGCGAAGGCGAAGTTGGCGGCGCAGGCCATGGCCGCCAGGTAGTGGCGCCCCTCGGAACTGGTGAGGGGGGCGCAGCAGAGCTGCCGGTCGGGGAGTTCGATGCCGTATTTGCGGCTGGCCGAGAGCATGGTCCGCAGGGAGTCATCGCAGACCTGGTAACCGAGGCCGCGGCTTCCCGTGTGGATGCTGACGGTGATCTGGCCGGGGAAGAGGCCGAGCACCTCGGCGACCCGGAGATCGACGATCTCGTCAACGACCTGGACTTCGAGGAAGTGATTGCCGCTGCCGAGGGTGCCGAGCTGGGCCCGCCCACGCTCCAGGGCCCGCTCGGAAACGAGCTCGGGATCGGCGCCGGCGATGGTCCCTCCTTCCTCGATGTGGAGCAAATCCTCGGCGCTGCCGAAGCCGTGCTCCACCGCCCAGCGTGCCCCCTGGCGCAGAACCCTGGTCTCCTCTTCGATGGAGAGCTTTAAGTCGCGGCGCTGCGAACCGACCCCCGAAGGGACGTTGGTAAAGAGGGTGTCGGCGAGGGCCTTGAGGCGCGGCCGGACCTGATCTTCCACGAGGGCCGAGCGCAACAGACGCACTCCGCAGTTGATGTCGTAGCCGACTCCGCCGGGGGAGACGATTCCCCCCTCCTCCGGGTCGAAGGCGGCGACGCCGCCGATGGGGAAGCCGTATCCCCAGTGAATATCGGGCATGGCGATGGACGGACCGACGATCCCCGGCAGGGTGGCGACGTTGCGCACCTGCGCCAGGGCCTCCTCCTTCTGCAGCGCGGCCATCATCTGCCGGCTGGCAAAGACCAGCCCCTCGGTGCGCATCGCGCCCTCTTTCGGGATGCGCCAGCGGCAGGCGTCGATCTGTTCAATGCGCAGCGTCATAATATCCCCTACAAATCGACGTAGAGACGGGCCAGCCACCGGCCATCGCTGGGTTCAACCCGAAGCCGGTGATAGGTCACCGCCTTGACTTCCCGCTCCACGGGATGGCGCAGCGGGTCGAAGGGTTCGCCGCGGATCCGTCCCCTGAGGGACGTGCCTTTGATTTCCTCGAGCTCGAAATCGACGGGGAAGAGACCTTCGACTTCGAAGCGGTAGAGGATTTCGCTGAGCCAGGAAACCAGAAGCTCTCCGTAATCTCCGCCGCGCAGGGAGACCGTCCGCTCTTCGATGGCTCGACCCCCGGCCTCTCCCCAGATCATCTCCTTGAGGGCGCAGGCCGCACCGGCGAAGAGCTCCTCGAGGGTGTCGGCGTGCACCTCGATCCCCATGTCGGCGGTGTGCTCCAGCAGGCGGTAGCTCTCCATCTCGTCCCCGTTCTTTTCCCGGGCGCAAAGAAAAAGAACCAGAGAAGGCAACTTCGTCTGGTTCGAAGGCCGGTCAGTCTCCAGCGTTCATTCCGCCCGCTCCCAGTCGACCCGGCAGACGGCGTGCTCCTGCGACCAGGTGACCTTCAGGTCTCCCTGATGGGCCTTGTGCAGGGCCCGTCCGAGATGCTCGGCCAGTTTCTGCTCGGTCGTCTCGATGACCAGGTCGTCCCCCTCGCGGTCGATGCGCATGATCCGCTGCAGGGGGTTCTTGGCCATGGCCTTGTCTTCCTCGTTTTTGAGGATGTTGCGGATCTCCTCCTCGTGCTCCCAGAAGTATTCCCCCTTGAGGGTGACGATCCCTTCCGGATAGCGCTCGGCGATTTTCTGGCAGGCCGGGCAGGTGACCCAGTGGGGATCACCTGCGGCACTTTCGGCGGCGAAGGCTTCGGGGTCGAGATACCAGCGCTTGTTGCGGTACAGGGCGTGGCACCCCTGGCAGAGGGCGACCTCCTTCATTCCGCCTGCGGGGAGATAGGGATCGGCGCTGGTTTTCACCCGGCCGCGCTTGTCGCTGATTCCGAATTTGCTCACATCCCGTTGCATAGGGCCCCCTTTCCTTTGTGCGGCGGGGCTTTACAGCCCTTCCGTAAAAACAGTATAGCACCAATCGCCGCCCTGCATAGAAAGGGAACGACTCTGGCTGCCGGTCGCCGGACCCGGGGACCCGATGCGGAAAAGTGGGAGGGACTTCTGCCGGAAAGGCCCCGGGGACGGATCGGTTCTGTGCGACTTTTAATTCGCAGTTGACAGCATGTAAAACAGTGTTATCCTTCGGCAATGCACTGGAATACGGTTACTCTTACCCCGGTCTTTCACGGTGAAGCAACCCCGCACAGGAGGAGCGACAGATGAAAGTGGACGAGACCTCTCCCGACGGTACCCTGCCGGAAGCGATTCTGCAGGCCTGGGAGGCGCGCGGCGTCGGCCGCCGCGACTTTATCAAGTACTGTACCGCCCTGGCCGCCACCCTGGCCCTCCCTCCCGCCCTGATCCCGCGCCTTGCCGCGGCCATGGAGGCCGATAACCGGCCGCCGGTGATCTGGCTGGAATTTCAGGGGTGTACCGGCGATACGGAGGCGCTGCTGCGGGCCAACCAGCCGACGGTGGCCGAACTGATTCTCGACCGCCTCTCCGTCGAATACCACGAGACGATCATGGCCGCCGCCGGCGCCCAGGCTGAAGAGGCCAAATGGGCGGCCGTGGAGAAGTACAAGGGGCAATACATCGCCGTGGTCGAAGGGTCGATTCCTGCCGGCGACGGCGGCGTCTACTGCTGCGTCGGCGGAGACAGCGCCCTGAACATCGTCCGGAAGGTCTGCGGGAATGCCGCTGCGACCATCGCCGTCGGCAACTGCGCCTCCTTCGGCGGCATCCCCGCCGCCGCTCCCAATCCGACGGGAGCCATCTCCGTGCAGCAGGCGGTCCCCGGGGCGACGGTGATCAATCTTCCGGGATGCCCCCTCAACGCCGACAACCTCACCGCCACCATCGTCCATTACCTGACCTTCGGCAGGCTTCCGGCCGTCGACGGTCTGAACCGCCCCTTTTTCGCCTACGGCAAGCGGATCCACGACAACTGCGAGCGCCGCTCCCACTTCGACGCCGGCCAGTACGCCGAGGCCTTCGGGGATGACGGCCACCGCCGGGGGCACTGCCTGTACAAGCTGGGGTGCAAGGGGCCGGAAACCTTTCACAACTGCCCGACGGTGCGCTACAACGAGGGACAGAGCTGGCCGGTCATGGCCGGCCACGGCTGCATCGGCTGCGCCGAGCCGCACTTCTGGGACACGATGACCCCCTTTTACCGGCGCCTCCCGGCCGTCCCCGGATTCGGCGTCGAGGCGACGGCCGACAAGATCGGTCTCGGCCTGGCCGCCGCCACCGCTCTGGCCTTCGGTGCCCACGGAGTGGCGAGCGCCTTCCGCAAGGGGGATGCCATGGAATCGGATAAAGTGAAGAAGGAGGAGTAAACGATGTCGAAAAAAATTGTTGTCGACCCGGTGACCCGCATCGAAGGACACCTGCGCATCGAGGCCCAGGTCGAAGGGGGAAAGATCGTCAACGCCTGGAGCTCCTCCACCGCCTTTCGCGGCATCGAAACGATCCTTAAAGGGCGCGACCCGAGGGACGCCCATCACTTCACCCAGCGCTTCTGCGGGGTCTGCACCACGGTCCATTCCATCGCCAGCATCCGCTGCGTCGAGGACGCGCTCAAGATCCAGATCCCCGACAACGCCCGCCTGATCCGCAACCTGATCATGGCCATCCAGAGCGTGCAGGATCACGTCATCCACTTCTATCATCTGCATGCCCTCGACTGGGTCGACATCACCTCGGCCCTGAAGGCCGATCCGGCGGCGACGGCCCGTCTGGCCCAGTCCATCTCCGAATGGCCGCAGGCGAGTGCCACCTACTTCAAGACGAACCAGGAGCGCATCGCCGCCTTTGTCGGCACCGGACGGCTCGGCCCCTTCGCCAACGGCTACTGGGGGCACAGCGCCTATCGCCTGCCGGCGGAAGCCAACCTGATGGCGGTCGCCCACTATCTCGAGGCGCTCGAGTGGCAGAAGGACATCATCCGCATCCATGCCATTCTCGGCTCGAAGAATCCCCATCCCCAGACCTTTCTCGTCGGCGGCATGGCGATCCCCGTCGATCCGGACAGCCAGAACGCCATCAATGCCGACAAGCTGGCGCTGATCGGCAAGCTCCTCAAAAAGGCGCGGGTCTTCGTCGAACAGGTCTACATCCCCGATCTTCTGGCGGTGGCTTCCTTCTACAAGGAGTGGGCGGGGATCGGCGGCGGGGTCGGCAACTTCCTGACCTACGGCGACTTCCCCATGGACAACAGCGGCAGCCTGGAGAGCAATTACTTTCCGCGGGGGGTGATCCTCGGCAGGGACCTGGCCAACGTGATGCCGATGGACGAGGAAAAGATCACCGAATACGTCACCCATTCCTGGTACAGCTATTCCGGCGGCGACGGCAAGGGGCTGCATCCCTACGACGGCGAAACCAGCCACAACTACACCGGTCCCAGGCCCCCCTACGACTTTCTCGACACCGACGACAAGTATTCCTGGGTCAAGGCCCCGCGCTACATGGATCAGCCGATGGAGGTCGGTCCCCTGGCCCGCATGGTCGTGGCCTACGCCCGGGGTCACAAGGAGGTGCAGGAGACGGTCAACTTCGTTCTCGGCAAGCTCGGCGTCGGCCCGGAAGCCCTCTTCTCAACCCTGGGACGCACCGCCGCCCGGGGGATCGAAACCCTGCTTCTGGCGCAGAAGAGCGAGTTGTGGCTGCAGCAGCTCACGGACAACATGGGGCGGGGGATTCTGGCGGTGCACAACGGCGAGCGCTGGGATCCGGCGACCTGGCCGAAGGAGTCCCGCGGTTTCGGCTACCACGAGGCGCCCCGCGGCGCCCTCGGCCACTGGATCCGCATCGAAAACGGCGCCATCGCCAATTTCCAGGCCGTCGTCCCCTCGACCTGGAACGCCGGCCCCCGCGACCCCATGGGGCAGATGGGTCCCTACGAGGCGGCGCTGATCGGCACGCCCGTCGCCGACCCGGGAAAACCCCTGGAAATTCTCCGCACCATTCACTCCTTCGACCCCTGTCTGGCCTGCGCCGTTCACGTCCTCGACGGCCGCGGGACGGAGATGGTGCAGGTCAAGGTTCTGTAGGGCGGTAACGAGTCACGGAGTCGCCGGCAGATTTTGTCACCCGTCACGCGTCACCTGTCACGCTATCAGGAGGTCGCCATGCTTGAAATCCGCTATGTCTGGGAATGGCCGGTGCGCATCACCCACTGGGTCAACGTCCTCTGTGTGGTCATCCTCTCCCTCACCGGTTATTACATCGGCTCCCCCTTTATCGCCGGGAGCGACGGCGCCTTTGTCATGGGCTGGGTGCGCTTCATCCACTTCGTGGCCGCCTATGCCCTGACCGTTTCCCTGCTGGCGCGCGTTTACTGGATGTTCGCCGGCAACCATCACGCCTCCTGGCGGGCCTTCATCCCTTGGACGACGGCTCAGGGGCGGCGCAACTTCGTCAAGATGCTGCGCTACTACACCTTTACCGGCAAAAAGATCTCCTACGAGGTCGGCCACAATCCGGTCGCCGCCCTCGCCTATGCCGGAATCTTCTTTCTCTTTTTCCTCCAGATCGTTTCGGGTTTCGCTCTTTACAGCCAGTACAATCCCGGGGGGACCGCCGCGGCTCTCTTCTCCCCCGTTTTCGGTCTCCTGGGGAATCAGTGGCTGCGGCTCGGGCATCACGGGGTGATGTGGCTCCTCATCGGCTTCATCATCAACCACATCTACAGCGCCTGGCTGATGGACATCAAGGAAAGAAACGGCACCATCAGCGGGATTTTCAGCGGTTACCGCTACATCGAACCCCGGGATCTCTGATGGCGATTCTCGTCCTGGGTCTGGGCAACAGCCTGATGAACGACGACGCCTTCGGCGGGGAGGTGGTGGCCCTTCTGCGGCAGCGCTTCTCTTTTCCCGAGGGGGTGAGCGTCGTCGATGGCGGCACCCTCGGCCTCGACCTCCTGCCGTTTCTCGAGGGGGTGGAGCGATTGCTCATCGTCGATGCCGTCGCCATGGGGGCCCCGCCGGGGACGGTCTTTCGTCTCGAGGGGGACGAGGTGCCGCGGGCCTTTGCCGGCAAGCTCTCGGTTCATCAGATGGGGCTGCAGGACCTTCTGGCGGTGGCCGAGCTGCAGGGAAACCTCCCGCCGACCCTGGTTTTCCGGGGGGTGCAGCCGGGGTCCATCGAAATGGGGATGCGGATGTCGCCGCCGGTCGTCGCGGCCCTCGACCGGGTGGTCTCGGAGGTCGCATCGGACCTTGCGGCCTGGGGGGCACCCCCCCGGCCGCGGATTACCGTGAACGGAGGATAGATCATGTCTCTTTCCTCGACCGCCCTGGGGCTCCTTCTTCTGATCACCTTCGTCGCCGGCTGCAGCGACTTGGTCCCCGATTACCCCCGCCGGGAGCCCCCGGCCGGCCTTCTCGGCGACGCCGCCCGGCAGGAGGCCGGTGCCGCCCTCTTTTCCCTCCACTGTGCGGTCTGCCACGGTACCCCCGAAGAGGGGCGCACGCCGCGGGCCGACTTTTTCGTCCCCCCCGCCCCCGATTTCACCTCTGCCACCTACCGCAGCGCCGATCCCGCCTACCTCTTCTGGCGCATCCAGAAGGGTAAAGCCGTCGAACCCTACCTCTCGGGCGGCTCGGTGATGCCGGCCTGGGGGCCCCACCTCTCCGACGAGGAGCTCTGGTCGCTGGTCGCCTACATTCTCCGGCGCTCCGGTTCCTAGTTCCTCTTCCCCTTGAAGCGTTTCAGGCGGTAGAAGGCCTCCCGCTCACGCTCGCCGAGGTGCTGGGCGATGGCGCGGATCTCCCCCCGCAACCGCGGAAGGATCCGTTCCTCGAGAACCCGGATGCGGCGGGTCGTCTTCAGCAGTTCCTCCCCCAGTCGTTTCAGTTTCCCTTCGAAGGCCGCCATCTCCAGCATCTGTTCGACGATCGTTTCGAAGCGGCTGAACGCTTCCTCGAGATGGGGGGTGGTGGACCGGTAGTCGTAGCCGCGTTTATCGGGGGTGCGCACCGGTCTTTGAGCGACCTGCACCTCGCGGTAGAAGAGTCCGAGAGCGTGGCGGGACAGGATCTCCACCCCCAGATCGCGGCGCTCCGCCGCGGCCAGGGAGGCGACGAAGGTTTCCCCCTCGTGCCCCAGGGTCAGCTGCAGCTCCTCGATCCCCCGGCCGTAAGCGCGGCGGATTTCCTCCCGGGAGCGCAGCAGGGGGCGGCTCGTTTCGAGGAGTTCGCGGATCAAAGCCTGGCGGCGCCCCTTGAGGATGCCGACGCTGCCGACCACCGATTTGGCCTTTTCCCTGAGGAGGAGGAGATTGGTGCGGGTCTGGTGGATCATCCCCCCTCCCCTCCCCCTTCGGCTTCCTGCAGGAGGGAGAGGCCGGCGTCGAGGCTCTCGCCGATGGTGCGCCGCTCCTTCTGGTGGACGAAGCGCTCCTCGAAGGCCTCGGCAAAGGAGAGCATCTGCTTCTCCCGGGGGGGGAGCCCTTCGCGGCCGACGATCGCCTCGAGCTTGCGCAGGTCCCGTCCCCGGGCGTAGGCCCGGTAGAGGCGGTTGGCGATCGCCCGGTGGTCCTCCCGGGTGCGCCCGGCGCCGATCCCCTGCTGCATGAGCCTTGAGAGGCTCGGCAGCACATCGACGGGGGGAAAGATCCCGCGGCGGTGCAGCTCCCGCGACAGAACGATCTGCCCCTCGGTGATGTAGCCGGTGAGGTCGGGGATCGGGTGGGTGATGTCATCCTCGGGCATGGTCACCACCGGGAGCATGGTCACCGACCCCTCTTGCCCCTTGATGCGCCCGGCCCGCTCGTAGATCGACGCCAGGTCCGAGTAGAGGTATCCCGGATAGCCGCGCCGGCCGGGGAGTTCCTCCCGGGCTGCCGAGACCTCCCGCAGGGCGTCGCAGTAGTTGACCATGTCGGTGATCACCACCAGCACGTCCATCCCCCGCTCGAAGGCCAGGTATTCGGCCACCGCCAGGGCCAGGCGCGGGGCGAGGAGACGCTCCACCACCGGGTCGTCGGCGAGGTTGGCAAAGGCGACGAAGCCCCCCCCCATCCCGTTGAGGACTTCGAGGTAGTAGGCGTAGTTGTGGTAGGTCAGCCCGAGGGCGACGAAGACGACGACGAAATCTCCTCCGTCCACCAGGCGGGCCTGACGGAGGATCCCGGCGGCGATCTCCCGGGAAGGGAGACCGGAACAGGAGAAGATCGGCAGTTTCTGCCCCTTGACCAGGGTATTGAGGCCGTCGATGACGGCAAATCCCGTTTCGATGAACTGCTCGGGGCGCGCCCGGGCCGCCGGGTTGATCGGGGCCCCGGTGACCGGCTCCCAGCGCTCGGGGATGTACATCGGCAGCCCGTCGCGGGGGCGAAAGGATCCGTCGAAGATCCGGCCGATGCAGGCCGCCGAGAGGGGGGCCTGCTTCACCGCGTCGCTGAAGATGACCCGCGAACGCTCGCGGTCGAGCCCCCGCGGCTCGCCGAAGACCTCGACCAGCACTGTCGACTCCTCGATGCGCAGCACCTCCCCTTCGAGGGTGCGGCCGTCGGGATAGACGATGAGCACCTCCTCGCCGAGGCGGGGGGAGAAGACCTCCTCGAGAAAGAGGAGGGGGCCGCGGATG
This region includes:
- a CDS encoding PstS family phosphate ABC transporter substrate-binding protein, with product MTNKGTKSFWGALMVTAALLLTTASLSRAEQIAVDPALATYARVQGVNGNLNSIGSDTLNNLMTYWAEGFRKKYPSVNIQIEGKGSGTAPPALISGTAQLAPMSRPMKKEELEAFETRFGYKPTAIGVALDSLGVFVNKDNPLASLSLPQLDAIFSKTRKGGSAEISTWDEVGLKGAYAGKPISLYGRNSASGTYGYFKDHALFKGDFKDTVKEQPGSSAVVQAITEDKTGIGYSGIGYRTSGVKAIALAKKDGEKAYEPSYENVLDGKYPLGRMLFIYVAKAPSEKLPTLTEEFLKYVLSREGQEIVVKDGYLPLPAKVAAKSLATIK
- a CDS encoding YaeQ family protein — its product is MAQPATVYRASVQLSDLDRNHYVDLSATLARHPSETAERLVARLLAFALFHSDELTFTKGVSAGAEPDLWAKEPDGRIALWIEVGLPDPERLIKASRHAGRVILLACGPNRWRWESAHLPALGRMKNLSVYALEQEFLQELVTGLGRSFQWTLTITEGTLYLNSGTTSIETPLLKLCGEDAR
- a CDS encoding DoxX family protein, which encodes MLGKLMNTGEGTAPLVLRVMLGLVFFPHGAQKVLGWFGGHGLSGTLDFFTQTMGVPLILALLVIAAEFLGALGLIVGLLTRVAAFGIGCVMLGAIALVHWQNGFFMNWGGKQGGEGFEYHLLALAISLALMITGGGRFSLDGLLKSRSGSQRS
- a CDS encoding complex I NDUFA9 subunit family protein — translated: MRVFLTGATGFVGGEVLKQLRAAGHLARCLVRRGSEGKLPAEEGIEVRYGDATDPSSLDGTLEGCQAVIHLVGIIREVPLQGVTFDKLHPGATGNLVAAAEAQGVRRYLQMSANGARPDAETDYHRSKWRAEEKVRSSSLQWTIFRPSLIFGPDDQFVNKLADLIRTLPVVPVIGDGRYRMSPVAVQDVAAGFVGALERDETVGRTFHCCGPQSLSYDEILDLIGKALGRTTVPKLHHPLWMMRPLVSLLDSLPFFPITANQLTMLLEGNVCDPAPWAESLGINPQELATGIRSYLKK
- a CDS encoding RtcB family protein; the protein is MTLRIEQIDACRWRIPKEGAMRTEGLVFASRQMMAALQKEEALAQVRNVATLPGIVGPSIAMPDIHWGYGFPIGGVAAFDPEEGGIVSPGGVGYDINCGVRLLRSALVEDQVRPRLKALADTLFTNVPSGVGSQRRDLKLSIEEETRVLRQGARWAVEHGFGSAEDLLHIEEGGTIAGADPELVSERALERGRAQLGTLGSGNHFLEVQVVDEIVDLRVAEVLGLFPGQITVSIHTGSRGLGYQVCDDSLRTMLSASRKYGIELPDRQLCCAPLTSSEGRHYLAAMACAANFAFANRQLITAWVRESFAEVFALGEGDLRLSVIYDVCHNIAKMETHKIGGENRRLCVHRKGATRAFPPGHPQTPELYRSVGQPVLIPGDMGRYSYVLVGTAGAFSETFGSTCHGAGRVMSRHAAKKAAHGRNIVGELAARGILIRAAGQATVAEEISEAYKDVTEVVDVVQRAGIGKIVARLRPLAVIKG
- a CDS encoding archease, whose translation is MESYRLLEHTADMGIEVHADTLEELFAGAACALKEMIWGEAGGRAIEERTVSLRGGDYGELLVSWLSEILYRFEVEGLFPVDFELEEIKGTSLRGRIRGEPFDPLRHPVEREVKAVTYHRLRVEPSDGRWLARLYVDL
- a CDS encoding BCAM0308 family protein, with product MQRDVSKFGISDKRGRVKTSADPYLPAGGMKEVALCQGCHALYRNKRWYLDPEAFAAESAAGDPHWVTCPACQKIAERYPEGIVTLKGEYFWEHEEEIRNILKNEEDKAMAKNPLQRIMRIDREGDDLVIETTEQKLAEHLGRALHKAHQGDLKVTWSQEHAVCRVDWERAE